Within the Pseudomonadota bacterium genome, the region TGGACTCTGGAGTCTTTCGGGAGATATGGCTGGCTGGCTGCATTTCTCTATGTTGCAACAACGGCGCTTCGTCTTGCCAGGTTCAATGTTCAGGACAGCAGTTGCGGGAATATGTTTACAGGGCTGCCTTGCCCGGCTGCCGCCGGGACAATTGCGACCACGGTGCTTTTTGGCCGTTTCACCGGAATCAGTTCGGAGGCCATGGGTCTTGCCATGCTCGCCATGGTCTATGGGCTTTCCTATCTGATGGTGAGCTCTGTTCAGTATTGGAGTTTCAAAAATCCCGAAACGACCAAAGCCAAGAGATTTCAGGCGATGGTGTTTATGGTTCTGCTCATCACGGTAGTCGCAACGGAGCCCCAGGTCACCCTTTTTGTCCTGGCCATTCTCTATGTCATCTCCGGACCGTTCGGGGCTCTTTCCCGGCTATTGACGCGAAGCAAAGTTGAAGTGCCTGATGAGCATGAGGAATCTTTTTATCGCTAGTCTGCCATCTTGATCCCATTTTCAAGAGAAAGGACTTTCTCCCTGTTTATCAGTAAAAGGTTGTCCCGGATTTATGAAATATATGGTCGCCGCTTATGATTTCTGCGGGCCGTTAACCGGCTGTTAACAGCCGTATCAGGAGATTGAAAGAATGTCTGCTAAAGCTGAGTTGAGCAGTTTGTCTGCTCATACGAAACTTATACCCGAAGGGTGCAAAGACAACATCATCATATTTGATACAACCCTCAGGGATGGCGAACAATCCCCCGGGGCCAGCATGAACATGCAGGAAAAATTCCGGATCGCCCAGAATCTTGTGAAGCTTCAGATTGATGTGATCGAGGCAGGATTTCCCGTAGCCTCCAAGGGTGATTTTGATTGCGTGAAGAACATCGCCGACAACATTCGCGGCGCGCAGATCGCCGGGCTGTCACGAAGCAACCGGAAAGACATTGACGTTGCCTGGAATGCCCTGAAAGGTGGGGAGAATCCCCGGATCCATATCTTTCTCGCCACATCCGATATTCACATGAAGTACAAGCTGAAGATGTCGAGAGAACAGGTGCTTGAGCTCGCTGTCGAGTCTGTCCGATATGCTTCTCAGTACACATCCAATATCGAATTTTCCGCAGAAGACGCTTCACGAAGCGACCTTGATTTTGTCTGCAAGGTATTCGAGGGGGTAATCGGGGCCGGCGCAACCACTCTTAATTTCCCCGACACCACAGGGTATGTTCTGCCCGATGAGCATGGCCGGCAGATCCGTTATCTGATCGACC harbors:
- the pssA gene encoding CDP-diacylglycerol--serine O-phosphatidyltransferase, translating into MENHTNIDKTDGPRGTICLLPSLLTTISLFSGFYSIISAINGLFIHAAVALIISAVFDGLDGRVARMTGTASLFGKEYDSLCDLVAFGVAPAIVAYLWTLESFGRYGWLAAFLYVATTALRLARFNVQDSSCGNMFTGLPCPAAAGTIATTVLFGRFTGISSEAMGLAMLAMVYGLSYLMVSSVQYWSFKNPETTKAKRFQAMVFMVLLITVVATEPQVTLFVLAILYVISGPFGALSRLLTRSKVEVPDEHEESFYR